The following proteins are co-located in the Serinus canaria isolate serCan28SL12 chromosome 17, serCan2020, whole genome shotgun sequence genome:
- the PTGDS gene encoding prostaglandin-H2 D-isomerase, protein MQITLLSILGLALLGTLHAQHSIPVQADFQQDKLTGRWYSIAMASNSNWFKEKRHLMKMCTTSISTTADGNLEVTSTYPKGDQCVTRNSLYTKTEQPGRFSYTSPRWGSKHNIHVVETNYDEYALVATQISKSTGSSTMVLLYSRTKELSPERLEMFTQFSREQGLTDDEILILPQTDKCMADAA, encoded by the exons ATGCAGATCACACTGCTCAGCAtcctggggctggccctgcttgGGACACTGCACGCCCAACACAGCATTCCTGTCCAGGCTGACTTCCAGCAGGACAAG CTCACAGGGAGATGGTACAGCATCGCCATGGCCTCCAACTCTAACTGGTTCAAGGAGAAGAGGCACCTGATGAAGATGTGCACCACCAGCATATCCACCACAGCAGACGGGAACCTGGAAGTTACCTCCACCTACCCCAA GGGTGACCAGTGCGTGACAAGGAACAGTCTTTACACCAAGACAGAGCAGCCGGGGCGGTTCAGCTACACCAGCCCAC gctggggcagcaagCACAACATCCATGTGGTGGAGACTAACTACGACGAGTACGCCTTGGTGGCCACCCAGATCTCCAAGAGCACTGGTTCCTCCACCATGGTGCTGCTCTACA GCCGGACAAAGGAGCTGAGTCCCGAACGCCTGGAGATGTTCACCCAGTTCtccagggagcagggcctgACAGACGATGAGATCCTCATCCTGCCCCAGACGG ACAAATGCATGGCAGATGCTGCTTAG
- the LOC103819197 gene encoding lipocalin-15 → MTAALPSLVLALLCLLQARAQVPVQPDLDTKKFAGEWHVTAIASNCSIFLKMKAGMKSSMAIVSFTPEGDLAMKLVWPLMDKCKEFELLFQQSGQAGHYIGAQEKRNLSVMETDYSHYAVLHSVQHSEAEPSTALQLLTREQDVSPQLLQKFMELIPTMGLTEDMLAILPSQINACTGDIS, encoded by the exons atgacagcagcactgcccagcctggtTCTAGCCCTCCTCTGTCTGCTGCAGGCAAGAGCCCAGGTCCCGGTGCAGCCGGACTTGGACACCAAGAAG TTTGCAGGGGAGTGGCATGTCACAGCCATTGCTTCCAACTGCTCCATCTTCCTGAAGATGAAGGCTGGGATGAAGTCATCCATGGCCATTGTGAGCTTCACACCAGAAGGGGACCTGGCCATGAAGTTGGTCTGGCCCCT GATGGACAAATGCAAAGAGTTTGAGCTACTCTTCCAGCAGAGCGGGCAGGCGGGGCACTACATAG GAGCACAAGAGAAGAGGAATCTGAGTGTGATGGAGACAGACTACAGCCACTACGCTGTCCTCCACAGTGTCCAGCACAGcgaggcagagcccagcacggCACTGCAACTCCTCA CAAGGGAGCAGGACGTgagcccacagctcctgcagaagtTCATGGAGCTCATCCCCACCATGGGTCTGACTGAGGACATGCTGGCCATCCTGCCAAGTCAG ATCAATGCATGCACTGGGGACATCAG ctga
- the LCNL1 gene encoding LOW QUALITY PROTEIN: lipocalin-like 1 protein (The sequence of the model RefSeq protein was modified relative to this genomic sequence to represent the inferred CDS: substituted 2 bases at 2 genomic stop codons): MRTVGLSLGMVLVCLLRVQAEDLGTAEPDESKIAGSGSTAMASDSKSYLQNKDQLKMAMANIEVLGDGDLKVSFAIPTPGRCMKFXSIYKPTGSLGEXYSSDRGNKTVRLVDTDGSSYMVVFATREKEGKTLHMLRLYSRTQWVRLKIKLLFKRLAKLNGFTDKTIWILSRQEECRLGEP, encoded by the exons ATGAGGACCgtggggctgagcctggggatGGTCCTGGTGTGCTTGCTCCGTGTGCAGGCTGAGGACCTGGGCACTGCGGAGCCGGATGAGAGCAAG ATTGCAGGCAGTGGATCCACTGCTATGGCCTCTGACTCCAAGAGTTACCTCCAAAATAAGGACCAACTGAAGATGGCAATGGCCAACATTGAGGTCCTGGGGGATGGTGACCTGAAGGTCTCCTTTGCAATTCCCAC TCCTGGGAGATGTATGAAGTTTTAATCGATCTACAAGCCAACAGGCAGCCTGGGTGAATAGTACAGCTCTG ACAGAGGCAATAAGACAGTGCGGCTGGTGGATACTGACGGCAGCTCCTACATGGTTGTCTTTGCCAccagagagaaagaggggaagACCTTGCACATGCTGAGACTTTACA GCAGAACCCAGTGGGTGAGACTCAAAATCAAGTTGCTGTTCAAGAGACTTGCCAAGCTGAATGGCTTCACTGACAAGACAATCTGGATTTTGTCCAGGCAGG AGGAATGCAGACTTGGTGAACCGTAG